The Pseudochaenichthys georgianus chromosome 24, fPseGeo1.2, whole genome shotgun sequence genome includes a region encoding these proteins:
- the ccn2a gene encoding CCN family member 2a, with protein MSAGMKKMILLPFLCIVLSHMAAGQECSNQCSCPSIPPQCPPGVSLVLDGCGCCRVCAKQMGELCTEKDLCDPHKGLYCDFGAPINRRIGVCTARDGATCVFGGMVFKSGESFQSSCKYQCTCLDGAVGCVPLCAMDVRLPSPDCPMPRRVKVPGKCCEEWECDSPNRHSFMGSALASYREEETYGPDLSMMRENCLVQTTEWSACSKTCGLGVSTRVTNDNRECRLEKQSRLCMVRPCESQLEQSIRKGKKCIRTPRLSKPMKFEISGCTTTKSYRPKFCGVCLDGRCCTPHRTTTLPMEFKCPDGQFMKKHMMFIKSCACHHNCPGENDIFESMYYKKMMGDMA; from the exons ATGTCTGCTGGAATGAAGAAAATGATTTTGCTGCCTTTCCTGTGCATCGTGCTCTCACACATG GCTGCAGGTCAGGAGTGCAGCAACCAGTGCTCGTGCCCCTCCATCCCCCCTCAGTGCCCCCCAGGAGTGAGCCTCGTGCTGGACGGCTGCGGCTGCTGCAGGGTGTGTGCCAAACAGATGGGAGAGCTCTGCACTGAGAAGGACCTCTGTGACCCCCACAAAGGCCTCTACTGTGACTTTGGAGCCCCCATCAACAGACGCATCGGAGTGTGCACAG CTCGAGATGGAGCCACCTGTGTGTTCGGAGGCATGGTATTCAAGAGCGGAGAGTCTTTCCAGAGCAGCTGCAAGTACCAGTGTACCTGTCTGGATGGAGCTGTGGGGTGCGTCCCACTTTGCGCAATGGACGTGCGCCTGCCAAGCCCCGACTGCCCCATGCCAAGACGCGTCAAGGTGCCCGGGAAGTGCTGCGAGGAATGGGAGTGTGATTCTCCCAACAGACACAGCTTCATGGGCTCTGCTCTGGCCT CGTACAGAGAGGAAGAGACCTATGGCCCCGACCTGTCCATGATGAGGGAGAACTGCCTGGTTCAGACTACCGAATGGAGCGCGTGCTCTAAGACTTGCGGCCTTGGGGTCTCCACCCGGGTCACCAATGATAACCGCGAATGCCGCCTGGAGAAACAGAGCCGGTTGTGTATGGTGCGACCATGCGAGTCACAGCTGGAGCAGAGCATTAGG AAAGGGAAAAAGTGCATCCGTACTCCGAGACTCTCCAAGCCCATGAAGTTTGAGATCTCCGGCTGCACCACCACCAAGTCCTACAGGCCAAAGTTCTGCGGCGTGTGCCTGGACGGCCGCTGCTGCACCCCCCACAGAACCACCACCCTGCCCATGGAGTTCAAATGCCCAGATGGACAGTTCATGAAGAAGCACATGATGTTCATCAAGTCCTGCGCCTGCCACCACAACTGCCCCGGCGAGAACGACATCTTTGAGTCTATGTACTACAAGAAGATGATGGGAGACATGGCATGA
- the LOC117439474 gene encoding chromogranin-A-like produces the protein MIGRGLFVLTLLSSCVLSLPVTPSQLENEDVKVMKCIVEALADVLSRPRPEPVSQECLTTLKTDDRLVSILRHHNFLKELQEIAVRGGQERALSQRGAPAEPASPSPQTADELADRSMLEALGGPGERSILSQKKRDGNGDREEEKEDSRGNGESQEDNHVAGEVKEKREKNESPGSHASESEDESTEGKAEKREEEEEEEEKRANSEEEHVIAQKKGAGSGENGDAPRLKSKEKTFVEEEWDDVKRFAPEKKQEEDEREMKKEGGLKQWAKRGKALALRKKAVGKELNTEQEVPHHSQELTEEEEEKKRNTHETPEEKELQMIARRTPEERRGLEEEGSGSRKTEEPEIESLAAIESELENVAQKLHEMRRG, from the exons ATGATCGGGAGAGGACTGTTCGTGTTGACTCTACTGTCAAGCTGCG TTCTGTCATTGCCAGTGACTCCAAGTCAGCTGGAGAATGAGGACGTGAAG gtgaTGAAATGCATTGTGGAGGCGTTGGCAGATGTCCTCTCGAGACCCCGCCCCGAACCTGTCAGTCAGGAGTGTTTGACCACGCTgaagacag ATGACAGGCTTGTTTCCATTCTACGACATCATAACTTTCTGAAGGAGCTGCAGGAGATCGCCGTTCGGG GtggtcaggagagagctctgtCGCAGAGAGGGGCTCCAGCTGAACCCGCCTCACCGTCTCCTCAGACTGCGGATGAGTTAGCTG ATCGATCCATGCTGGAGGCTTTAGGAGGCCCAGGCGAACGATCCATTCTGTCCCAGAAGAAGAGGGATGGAAAtggagacagagaggaagaaaaGGAGGACAGCCGGGGAAATGGAGAGTCACAGGAGGACAATCACGTCGCTGGAGAGGTGAAAGAGAAGAGGGAAAAGAACGAGAGCCCAGGAAGTCACGCCTCCGAGTCTGAGGATGAGTCCACTGAGGGCAAGGCTGagaagagggaggaagaggaagaggaagaagagaagaGAGCCAATTCAGAGGAGGAACACGTGATTGCGCAGAAGAAAG GTGCTGGATCTGGTGAAAATGGAGATGCTCCCAGACTCAAATCAAAAGAGAAGACCTTTGTTGAAGAAGAATGGGACGATGTCAAGAGATTTGCACCAGAGAAGAAACAGGAAGAGGATGAAAGAGAGATGAAGAAGGAGGGGGGCCTGAAGCAATGGGCCAAGAGGGGCAAGGCTTTGGCGTTAAGGAAGAAAGCAGTCGGAAAGGAGCTCAACACAGAACAGGAGGTGCCACATCACTCGCAAGAGCTcacggaggaagaggaggagaagaagagaaaCACCCATGAGACTCCAGAGGAGAAGGAGCTGCAGATGATCGCTAGAAGGACACCTGAGGAGAGGAGGGggctggaggaggaggggagcgGCAGCCGGAAGACAGAG GAGCCAGAGATTGAAAGCCTGGCAGCCATCGAGTCAGAGCTGGAAAATGTTGCCCAGAAACTCCATGAGATGCGGCGAGgctga